The Nymphaea colorata isolate Beijing-Zhang1983 chromosome 7, ASM883128v2, whole genome shotgun sequence DNA window GGATCCAGCAGGCATTCTAATGAAGAGCTCATCAAAGCTGGCTGAGTGTTGAATGCTTAAGCAGTGCTCGTTTGCCAAAtgaagtaagcaaatgaaacacAAGTGTGGAGAGATATCCTTTGCTGCAGCTGCAGGACAGTTTTCTGGCAAGCGGCGTAAGACGTGCCTGAATGATAAGGCCTCGTCATTTTCCTGTGCAGGAAAGCACACCCGAACAGGTTATGAAATCCTTTGAATACCCACACGACACTTTCCGTAATGTGGACTTCGCTAAAATTTACTCTATAAGGAGAAAATCGccggaaataaaaaagaatacaaattttcattaaaaaattatgatcACCAAATTTAACACATATaggttgttttttatttctcatgGTCCTACTACCCCTCCGATGACTACAGGCTACAAAATGAAGTTTGCAGTGAACGTCCAACTACAGCACAGCAGCAACTAAAGGTTTAAAGTCtaaataatataaaatgtaaTATTTGACGCTTCCAAGTTCCAAGCCTAGTGCTTCAAATTGTTATTAATTACAAGTTTATAaccaaatattaaaaaaataattaatttgtAATGTTCTACGCACGcatatttaagttttttttgaGGCCCTAATTAAACTGAACCCTAGAAaatacacattaaaaaaatctgttaattaaattgatttttaaattacaGCATTCttgtaaaaatagaaaaatggccaaaccaaaaaaaaataactgtTCTCAATCAGACTagataatatttaaatttttagttgaagaattaaaaattctgaaaaagagaaaaaagcagaaaaacagATTCAATTAATAACATCAAATCAGCCAGTTCAGGCCCAACTTCGATGGATTAGCAGAACTTTGCTCAATTCATGCGCATCCTGAATTGAAGGACGCATTGACTTGTTTCCTTCCACTTTGGACGCTAACTAAAAGTTTGAAAAGGATCTGAAGGGATACCAGATTAGAAGTTGCAAGGAGTTCTTGCATGCAGACCCACAATGTCCCCTTCAAAGCATGGACATCGACTTGCTTTGATGACTTGTCATACTGAACTTCAATTTTGTTGacctatatatttcaaaaaaaacacaattagattaaattttaaaaaaaaaaaacaaaaaaaacctgCAACATGGTACCCAAGGAATAAAGAGGAAGCAACAAtagaacataaatgacaaatCTATTCTGCAGTCAAAGGGTGAAGTAATTTAATTAAGAGCAACCAACAaggagaggaaaaaggaagcaaataacTAAACTAGGTGTTAAAGAAACATGAGAGTAGCCTAAGAGGGATTTAATTGACCAAACCCATTACACAAGAACACATGGAACACTTGTCTGTGCATTCCTGTCAAACATGTTTGAAGCATTTCTCACTACTCAACCTCTCACCATGGAATGATAAGGAACGGaatctctccctcccttactctctctctcacttaaGGGGCTGCAGTCCCTTGTGCAGTTTGGCTGAAGAAGGAGAACAGGCAGACTCTCTTTCTGATAGAAGTTATTTGTCTGGAGTTTAGATCCACTTGTTTCCCTCATCTATAATAATCAGCTTTCAACGTAAATTATCGTTTGACTTGAGATTAATTGTTTGGGAATATAATTTATTTCTTCACTTCAATTCCGTTTGCTTCCCTGTGATTTCCATTTCCCTATTTTTCCTACAATAGGTGTTCATGCTACTTTGAACCTTTGACCATGAGATTTTAGGAGGGACCCTCCTAATCTCTCCATCCTGGTCAATTTAACAGAAAATTATAGATATTTCCATCCACTTATATTGCCATCTGAATAGTTGCTTGTAAGAAGGTTACACTACAACATGAGTACCAAGATGGAATTCATATAGACAATAcacaaattttgagttttttctaaTCGAAAAGATCCATTTTGTGCAAATGAAAACAAACGGCACCAACAGAAAAGAATGCTATGTCAAATGGAAAAACAATGTAATACCTGACGGGGACGTGAAACCAAGCCATCTGAATCATCGACGTCACTATGAGCATCTCCAAAATCAAAAGGGTAGGAGCTCTCGTTTTCATCAAGGCATGATTCTGGCTGTTCACAGCTGTCACTTCGATTTCTTGAATCCTCTAACAGAAGGTGAAGGAAAGCAACAAGCAATGGAAAAAAGAACTTGTTAGAACAGCCATCTAAACCTATAATACATGGAAGCAGTGAACAAAACAAGTTATCAACAAAATCCATGTTAATCTTAAGAGGGAAGGGAAAGTGTTCTACTAAGAAGAAACTGATAAAAATGGACTACTATTTGATTTATCGTGAACTTTTCAAAGCAATCAGATTCAAAAAATATCATTGTGGAAACCAAAGGCAGAGCACTTCCAAGCTCAACCACAAAGAAGTCACCCTAGTAGGATTTTGGTAACGTCCCTTTTCTATCAACAATCAGACATTGACAAGAAAATGCACATGCTTTCAAGTAATATCATTGTGGTGACTCAAGCCGGGTACTTTCCAACTCTATCACAAAACTGCCCACCCTAGTTGGAGTTTTCTAATGTTCCTTTTCCATCAGCAGCAGTCAGGCACTAACAAGAAAGTATGAATAGCTTAAATGGGAAGTGCATGGACACGTCTGAGAAACTGAAGCAGGAAATGCACATCAATTTGCTGGAGCTACCAGATTAGGCTAATAAATCATGGAAAAAAATGCTTGACAGAAACATACCGTAACAGTGCTTCCTTTTTCCGCCTATGCACTGCAAAATGAATTACACATTAGACTGAACCAAGTAAAATTTAAATACCAGAAAAGGAAACCTGAAACCAATACAAGGCACTAGCCAAATATGCCATATGAAACCAAACCTCACCATAACACTGGGAAGAAGGAACAATTTGACAAGATCTTCAGGCTGGTAATGACAGTCTTCTGGAAGAAGAGTGCTACTACGAACACGATTTGCAGGTAAAAGTATTGATTTCTGGCTTTTAGGAGGTGCAAATAAATCAAGACTTTCCAGTGCTGATATGCTTGTgaaatcaatagaaaaggctTCTCGTTTTCTGTTATTTGGTTTCTTGGCAATTGGTTGTGATTCAGTTGAAGAATCTAGAATTGAATCTGAACCTAGAATGAACAAACGTGAGGCCTTCAATTAATCTAAAGAAGCATAAATAAACCAACCACAATAAAGCATATCGAAAAAATGGAGCATCTGATCGATAGCAGCAATTGTAACTTATATACCTTTTGCCTTCCTATACTTCCAATGGTCAGGACCAGCCCAAGCATTAGTCTTTGAGGAGAAGGCTAACCCTAAAATTAAATAGTCCATTTCCTCATAGTTGTCACCTCTTTCATCTTCATGAGGTGCATAGTTATCACCTAGGGCATCCTGTCAATGACTTTAATTAACCATCCAAGCGACAAATGTGAAGATGCTTTAGAAAAATACTATGGACGATACCTCTTCATTAGACACCAAATTCGGAAATATAGTAGTGGAATGCTCATCTGCGGTGCTCAACTGGTCCTCATGTTCAAAATCACATGGTTCATAACCATCAAACTGGTTTGCTTCTATCTCCACTTCTGGCTCCATCATGCTGTCACAAGTTTCATCCATATCATATCTCGTTGCTTTTTGGCTTGTAAAAGCTGCAAATTGTCTCTGATTTTCTTCATCGAACAGTGCAACAATATCTTGAAGCGTTggagaaatttcattttttatggacATTCCAGACATCATCTTCTCAATGCAATCTACAAAAAAGTGTCATTTATTGTGTTATCACATATTTAGCCTAGGCAAAAGggcataatttttttctcattaatcgGCACTTTACCACTTGCAAAAGAGATGTCAATTGTTTCTAAACTTGTGCTTGTTTTTTCTGAAGTGCTCTTTCCAGGAACTTCCATAGAATCAAAAAGTACCCGACAACCACCATAAACACCTAAATTGTTCAAAAGTAGTCCTCTGGCACCTCCTTCATCAAACTGTGCAGATGTTTGATGATATAAAGGATCCACAGTGAATGCCACTACAAGCCAATTAGACAAAGAGTTGGTGGATGATTGATCAGGTTTTATGCAGAACAGGATACAGAAGCAACCTATTTGGCTTCAAAGGAGGAAAAAATATCGCACCATCAAATTTCTTCAAATTGAGAGCCTCAAAAGATGATTCTAGTGTTGATAGTGGAAATGCCTGCATAAAACAGATAATATGATGATTCTATATGTACATAATTATGACAAATTAGATAATATTTTGCACcttcttctccatttctttcttaACCACATTCTCCTCCTGTCCTGTGTTGGTGCAATCACCTTCAGCAGCTGCTTCTTCTGCAATGATGAGTCACGCATAATAGTCAATAATTAAAGGACCCATACCACAACTATGAAAATTCAATCAGACGACAAGACTCAAGTTTTATGGATAGGCTCAAAATTTAGTAATAGAAGATTTAACTATTgaagggaggaaaaaaaattgcatatgaTGATTGCTTGCAaatgaaaacatgcaaaaagaaaataagaaacagaATATCTTGTGCTTGCTTTGTGAAAGATCAAGCTTCAACGCTTCAACACTTCAAGCATCCATTTAGTTGCtgtaaatctttaaaaaaatggatactGTGGTGCTGTGTGGCATGAGATAAATGCATATCCATAGCATGTCAAACACCATATCCCTGTTACATTAATAGAAGGTTAAAAATTCATCTGGGAGAAACAGATTCACTGTTTTTGGTAAAAAGTAAATGCCATAGGACGAGCAAATCGTGATCTTTGAATCAAAAATTCTGATTCAATCGGTTCTCATTTCCGCTAGTCCACTATTGTACTGCCTACAGTACCTGAATTTAGGTGGGAAGTTCCTTGAAATAATAAATGTTTTAATAAAACACAACCAAACCAGCAGATCCAGTTTTAGAAAGTCTGTTGGATACTCGTTCGTGGAAATTCCTTTTCATAGATCCCATAACTTCGAAACCCAGTGACTCGTTCAAGGTGCCTTACTAGGTCAACTAGTAGGTTGACATGGCCCTCATATGCCTAGCTTCATTATACGGACCCATTAGCATAAATTCGTTATATATGAATAGCTACACTAAATTGTCAGACCAAATATGCAATaaacaaaatttccaaaataccaAACCTCCGTCCTCACGCCCTGCACGGTTAATTCCCCCAAGAACTTTGTATGCTTCCGAATGTGCTGAATCAACTCTCAACGAGTAAATCTTCACCCCAGCTTCCAATGTACAGCTAGCCTAGAAAAGGCTACGTCTTGTCAATTGGAGTAGAATAGAGTAGagtataaagagagagaaagagagagagagaggttgggggatggggaggaggaggggaaggggaaggggtcACGGTCGCTTACCTTCTGGAAATTGGTCTCAGTGTCGTCATCTTCCACTTTGATAATGACACTCAAGTGATCTATAAGACTCAGCTCCCACGTATTCTTTTGgtttattttctaaaaaggaaaattaacaAAAGAGCAGCCTTTGAGAACTGAAAGAAAGTGTTAAGCAGAAAATCCATATTAAAAGattataacaaaatatttgCATAATAACAGGAGGAACCGCGGAATTCTTTGaaggaaatgagaaaacaaaGTAAAATGGCATCAGAAACATATTGAGTTGTTTTTAAAGCTCAGATGCAAATAGATTACTTTCACAAACAGCAGGaaacttatgaaaattttaaatattgagTAGAAGTTGGTGCAGTAGCCacgaaagaaaggaaaattatgTAAGGGCAAAATATGGGCGTACATTTTCACTGGCGAGCTTGATGCAGTTCTGGAAGAGCTCGACAATCTGGGCCTTGCAGAGCAGGTCCTCTCCCGCAGGGAGCGCTTCTCGATCGGCGCGTCCGACGAAAGATTTCCTCCGCGACGCGGCAAACCTAGCGGCACGGGCCTGGGCGCGCTCGAGCTGGTCGTCGTTCGAGCCGAGGGTGAGACCGGCCGCCGGTGGGGACTGCAGGAACCTTGCCGCCACCGGAGTCCTCTGCCTCGCCGCCGGCTTTTCCGGCGTCACGACCGCCGATGCCATCTCCACAAGACGCAAGAAGgagggaagaaggagaagacgaAGGCGTTTTTCTGTTCGCTACTGTGTTTCCCGTTTCCCCCCTTTTCCCCACTTTTGAATGGGGATGGCGATAATTACGGAAGTGGTCCCTCAATTTTCTTATAATTGTATGAACGTACGAACCGGTTCCGGTGTCCTTGTCAAACCGGAAGCAAATGATGACTCGGGTTTCGCAATCCCGTGGAACGTCAAACACGGAAGCGTCTTCCCCAAGTTCGACTTAAATTCCGCTTCCCGGAGCCCTCTGCCGCGGAGTGCGGTTGCGTCAAACTCCTCCGTCGAGTCCTTCGCTCCGGCGAGTCCTCCGGCCTTCTTCCCCGATCCTCGCCCGCTGTTCAGGTATTGTTCCCCAATCTCTTATTAGTGAATCGACTCCTCCGacctgttttcttcttcatctcaaCGTCATTTAAGTGGAATGGTATTGGTTCTACCTTCTTTGCTCCACGTTCATTTGACAAATTTCACCACTTCCACGCGACCCAGCAAGGGAGAGAGATGGGGACAGACACTGAGGCACGGAGAGTTCGCTCTCCGTCTCTTGGAATTTGGTGGACACTTTCCCTGACTAGAATTTGGTGGCGCGGGAGTTGTTGGGTATTAGTGGGGTGTCAATCGGGAAAGAAGAGGAATTCAGAGAGAGGCTCACAGCCCTACTGCTGATAATGGtaaaaacaagggaaaatctTTGCTCTCTATTGCTTATCCCTCTTGAAATCCAACCACCGCAACCCACTCTCTGTTGGCATGCGCAGAGACCTACCTCATGGTTGGCGTCCTCAACCGACTTACCTGTGTTCTTACTGTTCCACCTTCGATCTGGTAAGCTAGAAGCACAAGCAGATTATGTATcttctttctgctttttctGGTGGGTAGTCGACAAATTGAGTTGACCAACTGGATTTTTGGTCTCATATTACGCCTTGAGgattgtttttctcatttttcttctggTGGGAGGCTGGAATCTCTGTCTTGGGCTGAGCAGccaaatttttagttttatattcCCATTGATGATTcgttttcctcatttttcttttctgggaAGTCTGAAATCCATGCTTTCTGGTCAGACAGTCGATAAAGTCAGTTGAAATCAACATTTACTCTCGTATTCGTGTTaatgatttgtttctttttttgcttctgAGGGAAATGGGAATGTTCCTTTCTGTTTTTCCTACCGACGGGGTTCATTTCGTGGTCCTTTGCATCAGTTCGTTGTGTGCTCTATTTTGTTCTAGGGATTTTTGCACAGGAATTTCCTTATTGAGGTTTGTAGTTTGCACAGTCCcctggaaagaaaggaaaatttttgaagtCACAGAGCCTAGAGAAATTAGGTTCTCATGTTATTCGACCGACACCACCATGTAATTGGATAAAACTGCGAGAATATCCTATCTGAGCATTGCAGTCCGCTGTTGGGCACACTATACACTCATGATGCCCTTTGATTTATCTTCAAACTTGGTTGATATACATTATGCTGTCTTGCTTGATTTCAGCATGTTATTGGGACATGTTTGCTAACTTGGGCTTGCAAGACTGACGTTTAGGACAGTAGCTATAATCGGTATTGCAATGTCCACAGGTCTGGTTTGTCATGTATATGATCGATGTAATTCGATTCATACTCCTTGCAGttagttttcttaattttacCAGTCGTTTTGTTCCTTTTCACCTACTACGTTTTTAAAATCATTTCGTTTATATTTTGACGCTAAAATTATACAATCCCATCTGCTGAGGCCTGAGGGTCTTCATTTTAGTATAGAATATTTTAGTATTCAGTATTATAGTCCAGGCTCATATTCACAGTTTTGCTGTCCAGGACTGTTTGGCCTGCTTATATGCCAAACACGACCACAATTGTCTGTGTAATTCATTCCTGAGTTCCTGGAATTTTTGTGCTGTTCCATCAAACAGAAGGAGATGGTTTCTGGAAAAAATGATTCCAGGCCATCAAAGACTATCCAAAAATGGAACCTGGGAAACATTACCCTTTTCCAACTTCAACTGGGATAATGTTCCTGGAAACATTATTCACTTCAGTCTtaattttggttcttgttgAATTGAGGGCGTGGTTTTGAGACCTTTGGAGTATAGATGTTAACAGAACAGAACTACTAAACTAACCTGAATTGAATTGGTGTTTGATATTGTTAATGCTCAAGCATTGTTCTTCTCAAatgcatcatatatatatatatatatatatatatatatatatatatatatatatatatatatatgaagaaaacaGGTAGCTACCAGACCCTTATATACCATATTGGATGGAAATTGTATGAGTCATTGATTTTAAGGAGATTGGATTgtggagattaagttgaaaaaagaaatagttaCAGAACTGTATTTTCAAAAGACAGAACTACCCTTGAAAAGATGGCAAGGGATCTCGATTAAGGAAGCCGATTTCTTTCCTCCTATGAGAGGTATTTCTGTCTCTTGAAAATACACGTgtgttgtattttttttcaacttaatgttCATCATCCGATCTCCTTAAAATCAACAGCTCATATGATTCctatctctgtgtgtgtgtgtgtacatgtatCCCAAATGTTATCATACACAAGCTTCTAATAAAAAAGGCTACTTATGGCTTGCAGAACCCTTTGTTTTAGAAGCTTTGTTGGCATTATAGTATGTTACATCTTCTCTGCAGTTTATATCTCAGtttacatgaaaatttgatCAATGTCTTTCTATTTGTCATTAAGTATGTGAGGTCTACAAAGTTTACCTTTTCTGGTTCTTGGTTTTCCtctataaaaatattaatatggCTTGTCCTTTTTGAGTGCAGAATATAATTATGTGAAGCTAGTGGAAGTGTAGCTGCAACAAGTATCATCCTTGAATGCAAGTTGACATGGGCTCAGAAAGACCTCGTATTCTCTTGGCCGCAAGTGGAAGTGTCGCTGCAATAAAGTTTGGAGCTTTGTGTCACAGTTTTTCTGAATGGGCAGAAGTCAAAGCAGTAGTGACCAAGTCTTCCTTGCACTTCATTGATAAAGCATCGGTTCCAAGTGGTATAAGTCTTTACACGGATGAAGATGAATGGACTAGTTGGAAGAAAATTGGAGATAATGTACTTCATATTGAACTCCGCAAGTGGGCCGATGCTATGGTTGTTGCTCCATTATCAGCAAATAGTCTTGCAAAGGTAAGCTGCTCAAGTAATTTggtcattttttcttaattttgtttatttttctaatatgtTTTCCCTTTATGTACGTCTTTTTTTGTAGAATGGGTTTAATTTCTCTTATTTTCACCTTTAGATGGCAGGAGGTTTGTGTGACAACTTGTTGACATGCATTATCCGAGCCTGGGACTTTAGCAAGCCACTCTTTGTTGCTCCTGCTATGAACACCTTCATGTGGAATAGCCCTTTCACTCAGAAGCATCTAGATTTGGTAGGTGAATTAGGTGTTTCCGTCATTCCTCCTATCACAAAGAAGCTGGCTTGTGGAGACTATGGCAATGGTGCGATGGCTGAACCTCACTTGATTGATTCAACTGTAAGAATGTACATTGCAAATTCGCATGACCAGTCAACCAACACAAATTGCTGAAAATGTATTGTTTATGTATCTGCTTGACGACGAAGTAGTTATTTTTTGTTACATCGGTTTATTTGGTAGACATAATTTGCCttgtatttcaaaaacattattcTGTCTGTATGtaccattaatttttttaaaaggctAAAATTTGAGCATGTCCGAAATTGTTTACTACTTTCACGTGATGATGAGTGCACTTACTCAAGTATCTTACTCTACCCCTTGTTAAGGTAATTTAGAGCCTTAGACACAAGGAACCAAACTATTAAATGCTTACATGCAGGTTTGCGTCTTGCATGTCAATTTTAATGCCATACAGATCGTTGGCACTTGATCTAGCTGTGATAAAACAGTCTTATTTACTAAGGTATTATGCTTTGAGCCacacttttaagttttaaggatGTCACTGTGGGAAGTACAAGTTGAATCATGCATGGCATTCAGTTGGGCTACTTTTGGTTGCCTCAAATCTTAGATCGAATGTAATTTCAGGCCGTCAAATCTTAGATTCACTGTGGTTTTTATGACCTCATCTGAGGAGGGTCAGTTTACATGCTACCGTCCCATGAATCCATCCCCAAAATATGGggcaaatctctctctctctctctcccccctccccccaaaGGGCATTAGTTTTACTGGTCGAACATGAGGCACATAAATAGCGGGTTTCTTTTGTGGGTACTATTTTTCGAAAGTGATCTTAGTTGTGGGAAATATCTAATTTAAAGCACTATTGGCTACATGGATTGCTGAAGGAAAAATTGAAGGATGTCAAGCATGAACCAGTGATGGCCTAAAGAAGAAGGGAGCTCGTCTTTTTCTAGGTCAGATTCTCAAAAACTTGTTTAATCCAATTATTTTCATAGTTAAAAAGGTACGAGTCTTTGAAGCTCACAACAGCAACAATTCATGGATAAGCATAAACtatttagaaatttaaaaatgaaaaagttcaaaGTCTTGATCAGTCTTTTATGATCCACCAAAGGTGAGACtgttgatttttaaaatcttaaagGTTCCGATCTCATCTCAAGTTTGTGAACCTTTTTCAActgtttttcatgttaaaagCAAAGACATAGATAGTTTTGAACTTATAGATTCTTAAAGAGTCCCTGCCCATGTATCATATCACAAGAACTTTGCAGACTtgcatcaattttcaaaaaagttgtcTCATATTTTGCAATGCACTCCAATCTGGTCCTTTCTTTTTAAGATTTATGTTTTGAAAACGTGGTTGGATGACCCGAGGGGCATAGCTCAAATGGGTGG harbors:
- the LOC116257006 gene encoding condensin complex subunit 2; the encoded protein is MASAVVTPEKPAARQRTPVAARFLQSPPAAGLTLGSNDDQLERAQARAARFAASRRKSFVGRADREALPAGEDLLCKAQIVELFQNCIKLASENKINQKNTWELSLIDHLSVIIKVEDDDTETNFQKASCTLEAGVKIYSLRVDSAHSEAYKVLGGINRAGREDGEEAAAEGDCTNTGQEENVVKKEMEKKAFPLSTLESSFEALNLKKFDVAFTVDPLYHQTSAQFDEGGARGLLLNNLGVYGGCRVLFDSMEVPGKSTSEKTSTSLETIDISFASDCIEKMMSGMSIKNEISPTLQDIVALFDEENQRQFAAFTSQKATRYDMDETCDSMMEPEVEIEANQFDGYEPCDFEHEDQLSTADEHSTTIFPNLVSNEEDALGDNYAPHEDERGDNYEEMDYLILGLAFSSKTNAWAGPDHWKYRKAKGSDSILDSSTESQPIAKKPNNRKREAFSIDFTSISALESLDLFAPPKSQKSILLPANRVRSSTLLPEDCHYQPEDLVKLFLLPSVMCIGGKRKHCYEDSRNRSDSCEQPESCLDENESSYPFDFGDAHSDVDDSDGLVSRPRQVNKIEVQYDKSSKQVDVHALKGTLWVCMQELLATSNLENDEALSFRHVLRRLPENCPAAAAKDISPHLCFICLLHLANEHCLSIQHSASFDELFIRMPAGSLNAAKIAI
- the LOC116257007 gene encoding phosphopantothenoylcysteine decarboxylase-like, with product MQVDMGSERPRILLAASGSVAAIKFGALCHSFSEWAEVKAVVTKSSLHFIDKASVPSGISLYTDEDEWTSWKKIGDNVLHIELRKWADAMVVAPLSANSLAKMAGGLCDNLLTCIIRAWDFSKPLFVAPAMNTFMWNSPFTQKHLDLVGELGVSVIPPITKKLACGDYGNGAMAEPHLIDSTVRMYIANSHDQSTNTNC